Part of the Octopus sinensis unplaced genomic scaffold, ASM634580v1 Contig09569, whole genome shotgun sequence genome is shown below.
TTCTTCACAATGACCACTCCACTCCCCGAGAGAGTCCCAGCGAACGAAATTTCTTCGCAGTAAGTGGCCGGACACCCACTGCATTCACAAAATGTGATAATAGTTCTGTTCCAGGAAAAAGTCTCGCATAGTCCTGTTCTCCAATGTACAGTCGGGAATTGGAAATAAAGTCAGGGGCCATGTTGAAGAGATCCATTTTCTGGCACATTAGCAAAACCACACGTTTGGAGACTCGTCCAATGCCTGCCCCACAGTCGAGTACCTAGGAGTAGTCGGGGATTGATTCCTTATTTTTGAGACACTCAATGAACCGAATTGAATTTTGGTGGTCGGTGTGTGCAATGAAGCCGTATACCCCAAGCATCGACTCGATTGTGGGTTCTTTCGATTGGtagtatttctttattttgtcttaTCACATCACAAAATTAATTGGTTAATATAGTTTTGGTAATCTACTTCTGTCTAAAGGATAAATGGAAAAAGAACATGCAACTTCTTCAAAAAAGCACTTTCTAGTTTCCCTGTATATTCCACCCAATACCCAATGACCTGGTCGCCAATGACCTTAATGGTACTTTCTGTGAAAAAATTTACACTCGTCGATTTCCACTATCGGCTcatctaaaaattaaaattaaatgaattacatAATGTATCTTCATTAACCACGAGTACCCCAAGTTTAATAGGAGCATTTGCAAGAGACACCGTAATAAGTTCTCTGCAAAAGTTCGCCTAATCTGTAATCGTATTTTGCGAAATTTCTAGATCGTACAGAATGAGATTTCCCTGGTAATTTAATGCCAACGTAAGCATCAAAATTTTCGCTAGCGGTAAATGACTTCCTAAAATTAGTTTAAGGATCACTTACTGCAAAACCAGCTGTTCGTTCTTATACTTCGAGGAGTATTGCATGGAATACATGACCAAATTGCGTTGTCCACGTTTCTTCTTGACTTAGATAAACGACAGCGTCTCTATTTGTGAGAATATAAGTCTTACTTTACAGCGGACGCATTTCATTGTGTTAGAGATCAACCGCCTCTCTGCGCACCAAATTACACACTCTTCTATATTATCGCCGAAGAGCCTGTTTAGAGACAATAACCGGTTATATTCCTGTATTATTTGCTCATCAGACTTGATTGCAGCCGCATCAACAATCccatttaaaattaaacaatcctattaaaattaaattaaaaaataatgaaaaaataatttaagtCTATTGTCTATACGTCGAGATTTATACATTGACTAAAATTGTAGATTAACATAGTGTTTATATAAGCAATAAAATCTCTGTTTTCCCAAATTTTCCGATGATCAAGGCCGGGAAAAATCTTTGAAGGTACCCCACGGATGTCGTTGGTCACACTCCGGGAGACAGTAGAGAAGGACAGTGCCATCCTCCAAACGTCTTATTCGACATGCTTGAATTCATTTCAGAGTAGAAAGCACATAGTGACTGGAAAAATACTGTGGTGTTTATTTCGTAGATTATAATTCATATTCGTTCTAGACCGGGGATTCCAATTCACAGTGGAGACACCGGTCTAATCAGAATGTGTAAAACGCCATAATTCGGTTGGTCTCTTGTGGCGCATTTTTCGACTCAGAAGAGTTCAGTGTTCGCTATTTGTTTAGAAACAGTCGTTCTTGTTTCAATAGAAACAAATTAGACTGATGTTAAATCCTCAAGGAAAAGAATAAGGCTTTTTTTATAGAAATTCGAAAAAATttttagatagataatagatagataaaggttTATTTTGCAAAGGGATATCGGACATAAAAGAAATTAAGGGCCAATAGTGGCCTACACACAGGGTCGTCCGgggctattttcttctcttctctaggAACTTTTGGAATTGGGTTTCAACAAGCTCGCCAATCATAGGAAAGACTTCGCGCCAGCTCGGTATTTTCTCTCTTAGATTTACGCCGAAGGCCACCTTGACGCTAATCTCATCGTTTTCTCCAGCAGTTTTATAATTCTTGCCTTGGAGGGGGACAAAACCCAAATACTCAGAACCAAAAACTCAAACCTCATAAATTTTTACGTAATGTCATTATTATTGAGATATTTATAAGTTATAACATAAAAACGATAAGATAAAGATAGTTTTCCTTTAAAAGTTTTTATGTAATTATGATCGACCCGTCCGCATCTGAAGTCTGGAGACCAGCCTCTTCTGCTTCTGGTCGAAGGAATAGCTCTGTGAGAGCATTTTCCAGCCGATAATTCTGCCCATGTGGCATTAGGGGGCTGGATCTGCGCGCATCAACAGATGCACTCTTTAGAGTTCTCTTCAGGACAGTGGACTGCATATAGGCCTGAATGTACCTATCGACTCCCAACTGCCTAAGATAACCTTGTGGTACTTCGATACAATTCCTTCCCATGTCATCACGCAAGGAATGACAAGGACTTGCATCTGTGCATCAACCCAAGCTCGTTTGCAAGAAGGTCGTACTTACGCTTCTTTTCCACTTCCACCGTGGTCAAACGATCTAGACATGTGATGCCAACTTCTATGATAAGTATCTCGCCAGAGACCTTATCTTGTACCACAATGTCCGGCTTATTGTGCTGGACAAGTATCGAGGTGTGAATACTAGTATCCACTTTAAGGCATACTCTGGCATTCTCGACCACAGACTGCACTTTATGAGTTCGCAACTTTCTGGAACGTCTAATCCCATACTTATTGCACAGCATTAAGTGTAAACTACGTACAACCTCGTTATGCCTCCACGTATAGTCGTGGTAAAGCATACTACCGCATTTCGTGGCTATGTGGTCTACGGACAGGCACCTCAATTTACAATGAGGACAGACCTTAGATCGATTCCAGAAAAAGTTTCGATCTTGCAGataggtaaataatcctttggATCGAGGGGAATTATTTCCATATCTTAGCCAAGTCGTTGACGACTTAACGTCAACATGCGGATTGTCCAAAGCTTGGAAGAGGGTCTTGTGAAGGACTTTTAAGTTGATCTTTTTAATCAAAGACTCCTTTTGTACTTTGATCAACCCCTTCACATCTACCACTCGTTCACTCTCGAAACCGTACTTAGCCGACAAATAGGCCTTTATAGTTCCAAGGTGACTAGCTCGTGCCTTTTCCGTTTGCAAGATTGCGTACATCCTATCTGATACACTACCACCAGGTGGTCATGCATCTTCAGGAAAATACGCTCACTTAAATGGGCCACTCCACAAAACCCCCTTCCGAATTGAGCACGTGGTAAATATTGCCTCTTCTTGTTAGGTGCCAGCACATGGACATGGTTTTCTCTCAGTACTCTACGGATCATACAATCCATATCATCGTACTCCTGTGGCTCAAACTCCACAATACCTACATAATAGTTAAGCAATGATATTGCATATTCATTCAACGCATGGAATAAATTCCTTGCATTTAAATGAGTTTTGCATAACATTGCTGCCCGCTTCCGAACTCCCTCTATTATTTGGATATTGGTTTCTGGAAGTATGAGCGATTTGGGGCTTTCAGTGATCCCGAGGTACTTATATCCCTCGTGATCTTCCAAGACCTTGACCAGATCGCCACATAATTGCGAGTTCGTCGCCGACTTGGAAAAATTAAGTTCCAATCCTATTTTCCTCAGGAATTCGTTCACACATTCTCCCATAGAGCGGAGTTGGTTTGAGGACCGAGCAAACAATTTAATGTCGTCAATAAACACAAGGTGGTTCGTGTTAAACAAACGTCTCTCATGAGTTATTGACAATTGTTAGTGTCTTCCATTGAGGAGCCTACTCAATGGTTCGAGACAGAGTACAAAGAGTAGCGGCGACATGCTATCTCCTTGTAAAATCCCCCTCTCTAGTTTTACCTCACCGATTGTGTGTTTGTTATACTCGAGATGAACACTCCACATACTCATCACAGCTTTAACAAAACTAATGAACCACACAGGCAGACAGCTTGTGTAGACATTCGATGAGATATGCATGATCAACGGAGTCAAATGCCTTCTTAACATCCACCCACATAGACATAAGTGAGTTTGCGAATGTCAAAGACACCGCAAGACTCGGTCATCAAGGGTCTGGTGGACTCTAAGCTAAAGTCCACTTTTCCCTTGCGAGGTCGGACTTTCCACATACTCCCCCATGTGGCTAACATCTCCGAGTCTTGCTGGCTACCCTCCTTCACCCCATCATCGTGTAAACGACGATAAAACATCCTGCGATTAAACTCAAACAGGTTGTTCTCTCGATTATGTTTACACCTCGATTCATAGGTAGAGTTTCTTCTTGTAAACAAGAATACTCTTCTACCTCATTCTTTGATACACATGCTTGAGTAGTGATAAATCACAACTCTGGTGCTCGTGCACTACACTGCACGGGGGGCCTACAGTCGCCGGTTGACTGGTCCTCCCCCTCGGAGCAGCAGTTTTATGGGACGCCAACTTTTTAAACTCAGCAACGGACAGGGATGCACTAAAGGTGCTGTTGAAGAGCTCAGTCAAGTATGGCCAACCATTCCTGGGCATTCTTGGAAACCTGCCCAACACCATGGCTGCTGCTCCGTGCACTCAATACTCTCACAGATGGCGCGGATTGCAGTCCTGCCAGTCCTGTTGCACAACGCGGGTGGCCTGCCTCTTTCCCTAGAAAGGTTAGTTCTGGTAAGATTATTTATTTGAGGTGGTGCACACGTCGTAACAGTAGCAGCACATTAATAAAACGATAAGATTAAATTAAGTAagtcaaaataacaataaaatttaaaGCATTAAATGAAGTATTAAAATATCTGATAAAAACTACAAATCACTCAAATATCGATTATTTAAAGTTATaatcaaattcttcattttttgaaaattttcacctgTCTCTATTGCTTATGATGTTTGATGATATAATTCAAATTCTGACgagaaaatcccaaattttaacaCCAAAACTAACTTTAGTACTACCCAAAATTCGAATCCAAGCCCTAACCATATTTTGACTTTAAACCCTAACATCAGCCAAATCTAATTTAAACACTAACACAAACTCTTATTCCAATTCTAACCCTAGCTGTAAATCAAatcttattaaaaataaacaagtgtcCGAAAACTAATTTGACTTACTGTATGATCCCGACCTTAACATTAATCCTTTCCTGAACGCAAACCCCAACTGATTATGTTTTTTTGTATTCACGTTGTTATCaaaatcttttttaatttcaTCCTCCGATGAATACTCCATTCGTTCGAATGATGATTCGATTTCTTTATTATCAAACAAAGAAACAGTTTTGAATCCCGAAAAATGAAACTTCAGAGTTACAAAACTCTTTTCCCTTATCCGTGTGTAAGGTTTCACGTGGCCCAACCGAGTAAAACAAGTCTTCAAAAGAATTTCTTATATTTTGAGAAGTTTTACTCATTAAGGAAAATGACCTAACaatcaattatattaaaaatcCATTTATATTCTCTATTATTAAAAGAATATCTCCGAAGATCCATACAATCCGCCACAAATCTAACGAATTTATGTAAAACGGAAATCATTTGAATATCTTTGCATGTCTTTAGACTGTTGAAATGGTTGCGAGAATCACAAGTTGATATAAAATAGGCGAATAACTTCGATTTATACCAATATATTTTTGGGAAATTAAATGACACATCTTGGAAACTCCAGGATGTCCGATAGAATTTCTTTAGTTAAAATGAATGATTTTGGATTCTTGAAAGGAACAGACACAGTACGAAAGTTTCCATTAAGTGCAAGAATTAATTCTCCATTATAAGTTTTAAATTCTGACACTTTCGGCGTAACGTAcgcttttgattttcattgaaatcATTAGGATACTCATTATATTCGACATAGTTCATTATGTTCTTTAATTCATAGGATGTtttaatattaaacaaaaaagggatttaaaaaatcaaatttgaaatttaaattaaaaaaataatttaaaaaatattaaaaatagacaTTACGTAAATATTTTTTCGAATCTCTATAAAATAGCCTTATTCTTTTCCTTGAGGATTTAACATCACTCTAATTTGTTTCTATTGAAACAAGAACGACTGTTTGTTAGTGTTTTTAAGTGATTAGTCGTTCTCATCAGCCCGGACACTATCAACAGCCCGGACGCTATGACATACGACAATTATTAAACAGCCAAATCGAGAAAGTGACTCAAAGGAGGCAAGAGAACACTCAATATAGTTGGACAGATtacaaatgaaaagaataattactgtcacaatcattattattattttacaatcgACGCAACAGATTTATCCTTGTAGATGATAATATTTTAAATGCCCCCTCCGTGCCTGGCACACAACACTTGTCAGGGTGCAGTAGAATGGCCAATTTTTTGTAAACCTTGTTAATTTCTTCTCTAAAATTCGTCAGGAAATGCAATACGTGGAGGCGTCAAACCCGACACCCAGTTTCTCATAATCATTCCTTCCACTGGTCAATCTATTTATAGCTTTAATTGCCTCGAGAGAGTGTTTCGGCATCTCATTCGAAGGTACCTTGTAGAACCCGTCCCTCGAAACTTGACATATACCCTCGAACAACTTCTAAACCTTTTTTTCACTACCCGACCTCAAAAATGGTGTTTATCGATTCTCCTGTTTTAGCCGAacattcaaaataaaagaaattgtgttcGTAGGCCCAACAACGCGCTGTTCCTTCATCGACCTGTCGCTTTTGGTCGGCCTGGGAATTATTGCGAGGGCAACTTTATTTCCGCACACAACCACAACAAGCTTGTCGTCTTGCACGTGTCTGTGTAGTTCTTCCATCCACGTCTCCAACGACTCAAAACTGTCCCTCGCTGAGATATCAAAGACGAGAAGAACTCCTTGTGTGTCCTTGTAGAACTCATTCCGGACCTCAATCAATCACTTCACCCTTACTTCATAGTAAACAGGGTTGCCGGACATGTCAAATATGTTAACTCTCGAGTCCTCGTCTTGGATAGTTGCCCTATTTATGAGTGCCACCAATACTTGGCCACTCCGTAGTCTATTCCGATCGTCGGCGAATATTTGGCTAGAAACCTTTTCTCGCAGAACCGTTTTATTATGCAGCTcttgaaatcattttaaaaaactaCTTTCCCTACTCGCCTGTCTCCCaaacttattatttttaattttcggcACTTCTTTGGAGACATGAAGGTTGCCTGGTTACTTTTTTATGTCACAAATAAGTCTGTCCACATCAagcaaatattaattataattaaaagcctgttttgttttttccagacACAATTCGACATCTCAGACgttctacgcatatatataagtagccaGTCTTATGAAATATGCAGTGAAGGGTTAAAAAAATCCTTTTCTTAATAGGGACTCAGTTGGAGACGACGACGGAAGAGGTAATACTCTCACAAAATAATCCTCATGGCCAACATGCtagtaattttgttttttgtcagCGAATAATCTGCTATATAAGAACCATTCCCATTAGAAATTGGGACTATCGTGATTACAGTCAACCCAATATTCGAACGGGtggaaaaaattatagaaaagttttaatcgaaTACTCCGCCGTTTCTCATGTCTGGAGTTGAGTGACACTAAACAACCCAAGTGGTAAAACACTCAATATTCACGTATTTTTCTCAAAGTCGTCCTTGGTGTAGTCATTCTATTTTAGATACAGTGAACCCTCGCAAATTGACCATTTTTGGTACATATAAATTTTATGGCCaatctgaaaaaaatcaatacttaaaaaaatataataaacacgTTTCAGAGGATTTCCCTTGCCATTGTACGTGGAAACTGTTTCTCCATCTACGAGGCGGGAAGTCCTCTTgttaactctcttttctctctgttttcgtttacagttattattttcataataaacacgtttaaattttattaaaaatattcaatcCCTAATTCGTTTTTATTGGCTCTTTTTAACTTTGCTTTGTAATTTCTTATTGCAGTAATAGCGAAACATCATACTCATTTTCTGCATTACAGTAAAGTTCCCTTTCTATTTCAGTTAATCTTCTTGCAATATCCTTTCTATCGAGTGGATATATGATTTTTGTCTCTTCGTCGCTACTTTCAAACTCTTGATCTTCTTGTACACAATTTTCGTTTATATCTTGATCTTCTGtgcattcaatatttaaaaaatcttcaCTCATTAAAGGATCGAAAATATcagttctttcaatttcagtGTTATAATGTTCAATTAATGGATTTTCGTGACTAGATTTATTTGAAAtcttaaaacaattttgaattgTTTCAGTGGATACGTGACCCCAACCCATATCAACAAACAAAATTTCatcttttaatgtcaattttttgtatgaattgtatacagaaatattttcagtctCCAGCAAATCAGTTAATTACTGTAGCTTTCTTCTCATGAAATGAGTCTTGAAGgtttttataattctaatataCACTGGTTGTAGTAATCCAGTAGAATtttcaggaaaaaataaaatcttaatacAATCCCAGTTTTGAGGAATAGAATGTGCAGGACAGTGGTCTATTAGCAATAAAATTGTCTTCTTTTCAATTTTAAGCAGGAGATCAAAGCTAATGAtccaatcaataaaaataaatccaGTCATCCAAGCTTT
Proteins encoded:
- the LOC115228129 gene encoding uncharacterized protein LOC115228129, which produces MYAILQTEKARASHLGTIKAYLSAKYGFESERVVDVKGLIKVQKESLIKKINLKVLHKTLFQALDNPHVDVKSSTTWLRYGNNSPRSKGLFTYLQDRNFFWNRSKVCPHCKLRCLSVDHIATKCGSMLYHDYTWRHNEVVRSLHLMLCNKYGIRRSRKLRTHKVQSVVENARVCLKVDTSIHTSILVQHNKPDIVVQDKVSGEILIIEVGITCLDRLTTVEVEKKRKYDLLANELGLMHRCKSLSFLA